A window of Solanum stenotomum isolate F172 chromosome 9, ASM1918654v1, whole genome shotgun sequence genomic DNA:
catattagggtagaaggttaatAAGTTTGGAGTTATTGTCTTGATCTTTGATGGATTAGGCATTTGGTTGTTGGTCGCTATACTAgccatattattatatttctttcttcgAATATCTATCACCATATGTTGTTTATAATGTTTCGACTATCTCACTATATATTTTGTTACTGTTGTTTCATTCTTGTAGGCTTTGCACTATTTAGTTGCTATGATTTCtgcattgttttcttcttcttcgtaCCTGAATTTGCAGGTAGTGATAAAATATGTGTACACCCAATCCTCCCTAGACCCCAATTGTGGGTCCTCACTCGcatgttatttttgtttctatAGGCCCAATGTTTTGTCAACGAATTTCTCTGCACGATGTTACACATGTATGTCGAGTCATGCagtaattattagttttgtctTACCCCTTGCATGGTACTTTacacaataaaaaattatatagaaaaatatcatAGTACACATCAATTAATATTCATAGAAAAGCATACAATACAATTGATCATCACCCAAAGCTTGGCCAAAATGGTTATACACATAAATCAGCCTTATTACATTGTTACACACATAAAATAGGTAGTTTCTTATTTGTTTAGACAGTCAATCCCAAGCCATGAGACACTGAAAGATCCTCAGTAGTGGCAAGGAGAGTAGCAGTAGCAAGCATATTTTGCCCAGTAATATTTGTGATCCCATGGTTTGTACTTCTTACAGATACCATATTTAGCTCCATAGTAGTACTTGCAATGATGACTACATTTGTAAGAGTATTGGCAAGGTCCATTCCACTTGTCACTCTTTTTCCAACAGTATTTGCCTTCTGCCATTTGTATTTCTGCAAcaatgagaaaattggaaaccCATGATATGTACTTGAGATAGCAAATTTTTCAGAATTTCCTAATAACACTGCCactgtttcattttatttgacatATAGTCACaaagtttaataaaaataaaaattttaaaaatttgtaatCTGAAACAAATCAATATATTTGATAGCTATAGAATCATGTCGACTCACCAGTTGCAGCAACAAGGAAGAGGCAAAAGAGGAGGGCGAGAAAAGTAGTGTACTTTGCCATAGCTCTTATTTTCTGTTGTTTTCTTGTTAACAAAACAAACAATTGAAATGGTGGTATGTATAGTTTTGGAAATTCATATTGTCAACTTAATTCCATTTGATTTCTTCAAGGATTACGTTGGATGTTTGATTAATTAGTCATAAGATGGATAATTAAATTATGACACATCAAGTACAATGAATTAGTCGGCCATCACAATCATATTGCATTTCTTTCATTgtaaataatttgaattgatcAAAGAGCCATTTGAGTGATAAAGTCATCTACTAATTGATCAATTTTGCATCTCCACAAATTCCTTGTATGAGGTCACCACCCCTTTGTGTTAATACATGTTATTTTAACAATTACCTAATGTACTTAAGAATGGAGTTTTTCAAATGTC
This region includes:
- the LOC125877923 gene encoding defensin D1-like, with amino-acid sequence MAKYTTFLALLFCLFLVAATEIQMAEGKYCWKKSDKWNGPCQYSYKCSHHCKYYYGAKYGICKKYKPWDHKYYWAKYACYCYSPCHY